Proteins from one Chlorogloeopsis sp. ULAP01 genomic window:
- the ftsE gene encoding cell division ATP-binding protein FtsE, with product MPAVESKAATEKSVHLQDSDTQQPSNSAAAMVQLRSVTKTYSQGNSVLLNVNLYLKSGEFLFITGASGSGKSTLLKLLYGQEIPTQGEVIVDQCNTKVLRGDRLSLLRRRIGIVFQDYKLIPQRTVAENVIVVLQAQGYTRKEIQRRLEPTLKLVGLLNKANCFPDQLSGGEQQRVGIARAIIGTPPLILADEPTGNLDPDNSWQVMQIFQKLNAFGATVIVTTHDEHLVRRCNHHVIQVRNGQLHQI from the coding sequence ATGCCAGCAGTAGAATCAAAGGCAGCGACTGAAAAATCTGTTCATCTTCAAGACAGTGACACTCAACAGCCCAGTAATAGCGCTGCGGCAATGGTGCAATTGCGTTCTGTTACCAAAACATATTCCCAGGGAAATAGTGTCCTCTTAAATGTGAATTTGTACCTCAAATCGGGAGAATTTTTGTTTATTACAGGGGCAAGTGGTTCTGGTAAATCTACGCTCTTGAAACTGCTCTACGGACAGGAGATACCAACACAAGGAGAAGTAATAGTTGATCAATGTAATACCAAGGTTTTGCGAGGCGATCGCTTATCATTATTGCGACGACGCATCGGCATTGTCTTTCAAGATTACAAATTAATTCCTCAGAGGACAGTCGCAGAAAATGTAATTGTCGTATTGCAAGCACAAGGATACACTCGCAAAGAAATTCAACGGCGTTTAGAACCAACTTTGAAGTTAGTAGGTTTGCTGAATAAAGCTAATTGCTTCCCCGATCAACTTTCTGGAGGAGAACAACAGCGAGTAGGCATAGCAAGAGCGATCATTGGGACACCACCACTGATTTTAGCTGATGAACCAACAGGGAATCTCGATCCTGATAATTCCTGGCAAGTGATGCAAATTTTCCAAAAGTTGAACGCCTTCGGAGCAACTGTAATTGTTACAACTCACGATGAACACTTAGTGCGGCGTTGCAATCATCATGTCATACAAGTCCGAAATGGACAGTTACATCAGATATAG
- a CDS encoding armadillo-type fold-containing protein: MAQASSSWQQVIDQIFNGKLPEFKLRATKNIALKRFQGPGGVLGFLTIAIAMLLWNWKLLLASSVGIGIMILTYSIQGWNWQLRWSEIRKFLNSPSHRLAIAVSCGGMACISTYMATAIWFDANSPWIATGLIVQGLGTLFTLILVVWQIVNFYGFQEENQLDRLVENLTEKDPLKRLVAVRQITKLSTRKRVDFCEQQNIAECLQLLLRQEEEPAIREAVFQSLQALEQLQILSPAATAIKIPTKTKSKSRVSC; the protein is encoded by the coding sequence GTTCAAGTTAAGAGCCACAAAAAATATAGCTCTAAAACGCTTTCAAGGACCAGGAGGCGTGCTTGGATTCCTGACAATAGCGATCGCTATGCTGTTGTGGAATTGGAAGCTGCTATTAGCTAGCAGTGTAGGTATTGGGATAATGATATTAACTTATTCGATCCAGGGTTGGAACTGGCAGTTGCGCTGGTCTGAGATTCGGAAATTTTTAAATAGTCCCAGTCATAGGTTAGCGATCGCAGTCTCCTGTGGTGGAATGGCTTGCATTAGCACGTACATGGCAACTGCCATCTGGTTTGATGCCAACAGTCCTTGGATTGCTACTGGTTTGATTGTGCAAGGTTTAGGGACACTATTCACTCTAATTTTGGTGGTGTGGCAGATAGTTAACTTCTATGGTTTTCAAGAGGAAAATCAATTAGATCGGTTAGTAGAAAACTTAACAGAAAAAGATCCGCTCAAGCGTCTAGTGGCAGTACGTCAGATTACTAAATTGTCCACTCGTAAACGCGTTGACTTCTGTGAACAGCAAAACATTGCCGAATGCTTACAACTTCTTCTGCGTCAGGAAGAAGAACCAGCAATTAGAGAGGCAGTTTTTCAGAGTTTGCAAGCTTTAGAACAACTACAAATCCTTTCACCAGCTGCAACTGCAATTAAAATACCAACCAAAACTAAAAGTAAGAGTCGCGTTAGTTGTTAA